From the Halobacterium zhouii genome, the window GACTCCGCCACCCGGAAACACGACTCGCCGCGGTACTCGTTCGTCACGGACGTCGACTGCGTCGTCATCGACGAGGTTCACCTGCTGGACTCCGAGAAGCGCGGGAGCGTCCTGGAGGTCGTCGTGTCGCGGTTCCGGCGGCTGTGTGACCCTCGAGTCATCGCGCTCTCGGCGACGATGTCGAACATCGACGACGTCGCGGCGTGGCTCGACGCCACGCCCGAAACCACGTTCGAGTTCGGCGACGAGTACCGGCCCGTCGACCTGCACGCTGACGTGCGGACGTACCGCCACGGCGAGAACGCGTTCGCGGACAAGTACCGCCGGCTGTTCACCGCGCTCGACCTCGCGGAACCCCACCTCCGGGAGGACGGCCAGTCGCTCGTGTTCGTCTCCTCCCGCCAGGACACCGTGCAGGCCGCCAAGAAGACCAGAGACGAGATCGCCGAGCGCGACATCCCCGTGGGCTCGCGGGGCGACTACGAGTTCCACACGGACGCCGAGGACCTCGACAACTCCACGCTCCGGAAGTCCGTGCTCGACGGCGTGGCGTTCCACCACGCCGGTCTCTCCACGCACGACAAGAACCACGTCGAGCAGTGGTTCCGCGAGGGGAAGATCCGCGTCCTGTTCTCCACGTCGACGCTCGCGTGGGGCGTCAACCTCCCCGCGCGCTGTGTCGTCATCCGCGACACGAAGTACCACGACCCGCTCGAGGGCGAGGTGGACATGAGCCCCCTCGACGTCCTCCAGATGCTCGGGCGCGCGGGCCGCCCCGGCTACGACGACGTCGGCTACGGCTGGGTGGTATGTGACGACTCGGACGCCGACAAGTACCGCCGCCTGCTCAGCGAGGGCAAGGAGATCGAGTCGCGACTCGCGGGTGCGTCCGACGGCGCGAGAGACGACGGCCAGCACGCCATCGCGAGCAATCTCGCGGAGCACCTGAACGCGGAGATAGCGATGGGAACGATCCGCGGCCTCGGCGACGTGATGGAGTGGCTGGAGACGACGTTCTACTACCAGCGCGCCCAGTCAGAACCCGAGGCCTACGACTTCCCGAACCTCCGGGAGCGCGTTCGCGAGACCCTCGACGCGCTCGTCGACGACGGCTTCGTGGAGACTGACGACGACCTCGGCCTCTACGCGACCGGCCTCGGCGTGCTCGCCTCGACGTACTACCTGCGCCTCGACACCGCCCACGAGTTCCACGGCATCGCCGCGGGCGACGGGGAGGGCGAGGACGCTGGCGCGGACACGGACCGCGACGACATCCTCCGGGCGGTCGCGGCGGCCGGGGAGTTCGACAGCGTGAACGCGCGCCAGTCCGAGCAGGACGCCATCACCTCCGTTCTGGGGAACGAGGGAAGCGAGATGGACTCCGGCCCCCGGAAGGTGCTCGCCATCCTGCGCGCGAGCATGGACGGGTCGCTGCCGCCGGAACTGCGCTCGGACGCGTGGGTCATTCGGCAGAACGCGCTCCGCCTGCTCGCTGCGCTCACTGCGTTCTTCGACCGGTACGACGCCCCCGCGGGCGCAAACGCCGCGCGCCGCCTCGAGGCCCGCATCGAC encodes:
- a CDS encoding DEAD/DEAH box helicase; protein product: MEVAEIVPQFADAFPFDEFNEMQREAVPAMLESDANVVASAPTGSGKTALAELAICQTLEQGGTALFVAPLRALTNEKESEWERFEELGYSVYVVTGERDLNPRRAERADVLVMTPEKADSATRKHDSPRYSFVTDVDCVVIDEVHLLDSEKRGSVLEVVVSRFRRLCDPRVIALSATMSNIDDVAAWLDATPETTFEFGDEYRPVDLHADVRTYRHGENAFADKYRRLFTALDLAEPHLREDGQSLVFVSSRQDTVQAAKKTRDEIAERDIPVGSRGDYEFHTDAEDLDNSTLRKSVLDGVAFHHAGLSTHDKNHVEQWFREGKIRVLFSTSTLAWGVNLPARCVVIRDTKYHDPLEGEVDMSPLDVLQMLGRAGRPGYDDVGYGWVVCDDSDADKYRRLLSEGKEIESRLAGASDGARDDGQHAIASNLAEHLNAEIAMGTIRGLGDVMEWLETTFYYQRAQSEPEAYDFPNLRERVRETLDALVDDGFVETDDDLGLYATGLGVLASTYYLRLDTAHEFHGIAAGDGEGEDAGADTDRDDILRAVAAAGEFDSVNARQSEQDAITSVLGNEGSEMDSGPRKVLAILRASMDGSLPPELRSDAWVIRQNALRLLAALTAFFDRYDAPAGANAARRLEARIDTGVPEDAVGLTALDGVAAGRAHKLHDEGIETPADVREAGTDGLVDAGLSEGVANSVREQAETVPDVRVDWGEFPDAIAAGTNEMCEVTVENDGGNASAGVRVTVNDVEMTTTSGYLDDALSVPVGVFGANADSLEFEVAVTFPDIPLLPVTDARTVRVE